A window of Mercenaria mercenaria strain notata chromosome 16, MADL_Memer_1, whole genome shotgun sequence contains these coding sequences:
- the LOC123541211 gene encoding uncharacterized protein LOC123541211 yields MKMHRELAQNIFHLLLVLSAIDLYCAYRVEVTVKDGGTLQAVSEFEIVNHDNPPFETDSEDTVYEHGKNSFFRQESSSDGSEIFLHTDQKVIDGVNISGFLGNLRHKRSLDRLPEKCVRNAEDSDLSNHAVTVEIGETIHLPCHDCREDKHEMFESLQWLKLYLYPNSNGLYHIKEVVPDLHDEEKVNRITLTLDHTLVLKKVQMSDTGSYFCIPVDRSNNFMNLRLKWNELQEYIARESHMRYFFHVDVIDLKHADTVDVSSYSNTKPLKPEVIPILNIEITTRWHAWTSCSVCGDDGIRKRMGICVVKKHNYNKEVNHDYLRHILNFAKNGIPCQSQFLRDFQQEPWLQKPNQIQIEECNVPCRASISRRKRGITSMFSRSEIEDKEKQDKIDKKNAKKKAKKKSVRVGSYFILKCPGISLTKTINWVNGTKLVHIIKIQKFSKNRITIDMFGNLHFKAAVLSDSGIYSCWKKKKMKFKYEVKVKEDRSAEIRRYTVYLCISFIGDFAVFFILTIIKYCQRRVQHRRSKKAKQIEEESGESSGDDDETSSSSGTSDSD; encoded by the coding sequence atgaaaatgcaCAGGGAATTGGCGCAAAATATTTTCCATCTTTTACTAGTTTTATCAGCAATAGATCTGTACTGTGCATACAGAGTTGAAGTGACGGTAAAAGACGGCGGAACCTTACAAGCTGTGTCTGAGTTCGAGATAGTAAATCACGATAATCCTCCATTTGAGACAGATTCCGAAGATACAGTTTATGAACACGGTAAGAATTCATTTTTTAGACAAGAATCGTCTTCCGATGGATCGGAAATATTTCTACACACAGACCAGAAAGTTATAGATGGCGTCAATATTTCGGGGTTTCTCGGTAATCTTCGTCACAAACGATCTCTTGATCGACTTCCGGAAAAATGTGTCAGAAATGCAGAAGATTCTGACTTATCGAACCATGCTGTTACTGTAGAAATTGGCGAGACTATTCATTTACCTTGTCACGACTGTCGTGAAGATAAACATGAAATGTTCGAATCCCTGCAATGGCTGAAACTATATCTTTATCCTAATTCTAATGGATTGTATCATATCAAAGAAGTTGTGCCAGATCTACATGACGAGGAGAAAGTAAACAGGATAACTTTAACTTTAGACCATACCcttgttttgaaaaaagtgcAAATGTCCGATACCGGAAGTTATTTCTGTATACCGGTTGATAGGAGCAATAATTTCATGAATCTGCGGCTAAAATGGAACGAGTTGCAAGAATATATAGCAAGAGAATCACACATGCGGTATTTCTTTCATGTAGATGTGATCGATTTGAAACATGCTGACACGGTAGATGTTTCTAGCTATTCAAATACAAAACCGCTAAAACCGGAAGTAATACCGATCCTAAATATAGAAATCACTACAAGATGGCACGCATGGACTTCCTGCAGCGTGTGTGGTGATGACGGTATTCGAAAACGAATGGGAATCTGTGTCGTTAAGAAGCACAATTACAACAAAGAAGTGAATCACGACTACCTTAGACATATTCTTAATTTTGCTAAAAATGGAATCCCATGCCAATCACAGTTTTTACGAGATTTTCAACAAGAACCATGGCTTCAAAAACCAAACCAAATACAAATTGAAGAATGCAATGTACCATGTCGGGCTTCCATTTCAAGAAGAAAACGTGGTATAACTTCTATGTTTTCAAGATCAGAGATTGAAGATAAAGAGAAGCAGGACAAAATTGACAAGAAAAATGCTAAAAAGAAAGCAAAGAAGAAGTCAGTTCGTGTAGGGTCGTATTTCATACTAAAATGTCCCGGAATTTCGTTAACTAAGACAATAAACTGGGTGAATGGTACAAAGCTTGTTCACATTATTAAGattcaaaagttttcaaaaaataggATAACAATAGACATGTTTGGAAATTTACACTTCAAGGCGGCGGTATTGTCGGACAGCGGAATCTACTCTTGCtggaagaaaaagaaaatgaaatttaaatacgAGGTGAAAGTTAAAGAAGACAGAAGTGCAGAAATCAGACGATATACTGTGTATCTGTGTATTAGTTTTATAGGTGATTTTgcagtcttttttattttaactatcatAAAGTATTGTCAGAGAAGAGTTCAACATCGAAGAAGTAAAAAGGCGAAACAGATTGAAGAGGAATCTGGCGAAAGTTCAGGCGATGATGATGAAACTAGCTCCTCTAGTGGGACATCTGACAGTGactaa